GTTCACCGCCGCCAACTGCTCCTGCGTGAGTTCTGCACGAGGATCGTCCCGCTCCGGGTCCGCCCACGGGTCCACGCTCGCCGCCCGCTTCTGGAACTCAGCACGCCGCTCAGCGTACCGCTTCGCCGCGATATGTCGCGTCCGCTTCTCCCGACCTTCTTGCGTCCCCATTTCCGCCTGGGCACTGATGCGCTCCAGTTCAGCCTCCCGCGCCCAAATGCGCTCTTCCTGTTCGAGGGTCGCACCGGAGATCCGCTCGTCACTGGTGTCGACCATCCCGTCCGGGTGGTTCGCATCGACCTTCGCCTGCACCTCCATCTGTACCGTCGCCTGGAACTCCGGCGTCTCATCGACGACCTCGAAGCCGTCTTCATCGACCGCCGCTTCGTCCGCTTTTTCGAATGCCTGTTCATCGACCGAAACCTCATTACCAAAGACGTTCTTACTCGACATTGGAGTCAAACTCCGAAGGCGCTCACTCGGCGTCTTCTTCCGACACCACGACTCTCCAGCCGTAGCTGTCCACAACGACCAACTCATCCATCGCGCGCTCTCGCTCGCGCCTTCGCGAGCGCCCCCTGGGGCGCGAGCGAGAGCGCGCCTCAAGGAGGCCCTCCAACCAGCACCGCGCGCCGACCCGCCCGGAGCGAGCGACCAGCGGGATATGCCCGCTCGTGTCCGGCCCGCAGGGGGCGCAACCGACGGGGATACCCGCTGGTGCCGAGGGCACATGCATTTTAGCCCGGAACGGGCGCGGGCGGTGCGGAGAGCGCCCACATGCCCGGAATGGTCGGTCGCGAGCGACGCGGAGGGCGGAAAGCGGCGAGCGGGGCAGGCCGAAGAGAAACACCGCTCAACCGGGCTCCACGCTCAGTGACACAGCCAATATCCTGGTGGACTCAGAAGGGGCGAGGCCGTCTCGGTCGTCCCGCGACCCCGCAAGCACCGCAGGCACGAGGAGCGCAGCCTGGGTCGCGGGAGGCCGAGCGGCCGAGGGCTTTCACCCTGTACGTTCCCGTCTCGAAGGAGTCGGTTGAGCGTTGCAAAATACCGAAGCTATTTATATATTGGTTCACTAGTATGCAACAGTATGCTCACAGAAGGCGAGGCTCGTGCCCTCACTGGCCTCCACGGTGAGCAGACGGTTTCTGAACTCGCAACAAGTCTTGACCGGAGTCTCAGCTACACGTCAGAACTCGTCGAACGGCTCGAAACGGCTGGCCTCGTCGAGACACGCCCACAGGGGAAGACTAAGCAGATTCGACTGTCGGACGCAAAGGCACTCGAGTTACTCACTGACCTAACGCAGCAGTACTCACACATCGACTGGCCGGAGCTGTTGTCAGGGGCTGCCCTCCGTGTTTGCTACTACCTCGACACTCCACAGACAGCGACCGATCTCGCACGCCACGCCGACGTCCACAGAAGTACCGTCCACCGTGCGCTTGCCCCGCTTCAGCATCGGGGAATCGTCTACCAAACCGACAACG
The Halorarum halophilum genome window above contains:
- a CDS encoding replication factor A; the encoded protein is MSSKNVFGNEVSVDEQAFEKADEAAVDEDGFEVVDETPEFQATVQMEVQAKVDANHPDGMVDTSDERISGATLEQEERIWAREAELERISAQAEMGTQEGREKRTRHIAAKRYAERRAEFQKRAASVDPWADPERDDPRAELTQEQLAAVNKQSMRLAKKLDGWSRAAIGRRLGEAVVGGKDLMSAVVGVFEELETAPGQVVPIGTLEDVNRREVSIEGTVTQWWEPSSAAIQQVGLIEDESGRTKLTSWVASDQPWIEEGERVRIHGAAKNWYNGRVSVALTGWSTVLFPERGRWWEA